A stretch of the Polyangiaceae bacterium genome encodes the following:
- a CDS encoding N-acetylmuramoyl-L-alanine amidase: MAVLAGLALSSWALGRALGPTSPPAWPDARASLSQVPAAIPPGFGTRRVYLDAGHGAPGNSGNKSAFCRDEQTFTLSLAEELGAALARTGHFEVKLSRGRDQLVPYADRVREAEAWPADVLLSLHSDVRGKRELWQPEPDTSCSRSRTAPGFSLLWSDHGEASLGARRVALARALARSMESAGFLAYDGADYVNTYAPDAQQPGVFVDRHPTSERVFVLWRPSLPSVIVETHNALDDREAARWEEPETRAAFAASVVTALAALR; this comes from the coding sequence TTGGCAGTGCTCGCGGGGCTCGCGCTGTCGAGCTGGGCGCTCGGTCGCGCCCTCGGCCCGACTTCCCCGCCCGCCTGGCCCGACGCGCGCGCCTCGCTCAGCCAGGTCCCCGCAGCCATCCCGCCGGGGTTCGGCACGCGCCGCGTCTACCTGGACGCGGGACATGGTGCGCCGGGCAACAGCGGCAACAAGAGCGCGTTCTGTCGCGACGAGCAGACGTTCACGCTGAGCCTGGCGGAGGAGCTCGGGGCGGCGCTGGCGCGCACCGGACACTTCGAGGTGAAGCTGAGCCGCGGGCGCGATCAGCTGGTGCCCTACGCCGATCGCGTCCGTGAGGCGGAGGCGTGGCCCGCCGACGTGCTCTTGAGCCTGCACTCCGACGTGCGGGGCAAGCGCGAGCTCTGGCAGCCGGAGCCCGACACCAGCTGCTCCCGAAGCCGGACGGCGCCCGGGTTCTCGCTGCTCTGGTCGGATCACGGCGAAGCGAGCCTCGGCGCCCGCCGAGTGGCGCTCGCTCGCGCGCTGGCGCGCTCGATGGAGTCCGCTGGATTCCTCGCCTACGACGGCGCGGACTACGTGAACACCTACGCGCCGGATGCGCAGCAGCCCGGCGTGTTCGTGGATCGCCACCCGACGAGCGAGCGCGTCTTCGTGCTCTGGCGCCCGAGCCTGCCCTCGGTCATCGTCGAGACCCACAACGCGCTCGACGATCGCGAGGCCGCGCGTTGGGAAGAGCCCGAGACGCGCGCGGCGTTCGCGGCCAGCGTGGTCACGGCGCTCGCAGCGCTGCGCTGA
- a CDS encoding DEAD/DEAH box helicase — protein sequence MTPPSPFAELGLMAQLVRAVANEGYEVPTPIQIQSIPALLDGRDLLGCAQTGTGKTAAFVLPILQRLAARPSQKKIRALILTPTRELAAQIGERTEAYGKHLGLRHTVIYGGVGQRPQEQALARGAEIVVATPGRLLDLMSQGFVRLDSLEVFVLDEADRMLDMGFIHDVRRVIRELPKQRQTLLFSATMPQDIGELAQSILTNPVRVAVTPVASTTELVSQSVYFVNRADKRALLERVLRAEGVERTLVFTRTKHGANKVAEQLTRSGIPAAAIHGNKSQSARERALGDFKAGRIPVLVATDIAARGIDIDAISHVVNFELPNIPESYVHRIGRTGRAGATGTAVSFCDGEERAFLRDIERLIRQKVPVAEAASLPPLPAGRTQEPARHAPTRHEAARNEPARNDAPRAEAQPATPAGPRRRPRSFRRGYR from the coding sequence ATGACTCCTCCCTCCCCCTTCGCCGAGCTCGGCTTGATGGCCCAACTGGTCCGCGCCGTGGCGAACGAAGGCTACGAGGTCCCCACCCCCATCCAGATTCAGTCGATCCCGGCCCTGCTCGACGGGCGCGATCTGCTCGGCTGCGCGCAGACCGGCACCGGCAAGACGGCGGCCTTCGTGCTGCCCATCTTGCAACGCCTGGCGGCTCGCCCGAGTCAGAAGAAGATCCGCGCGCTGATCCTCACGCCCACCCGCGAGCTGGCCGCGCAGATCGGCGAGCGCACCGAGGCCTACGGCAAGCACCTGGGGCTCCGTCACACCGTCATCTACGGCGGAGTGGGCCAGCGCCCGCAGGAGCAAGCCCTGGCGCGCGGTGCCGAGATCGTCGTCGCCACGCCGGGTCGCCTGCTCGACCTGATGTCCCAGGGCTTCGTGCGCCTCGACTCCCTCGAGGTGTTCGTGCTCGACGAGGCCGACCGCATGCTCGACATGGGCTTCATCCACGACGTGCGGCGCGTGATCCGCGAGCTGCCGAAGCAGCGACAGACGCTGCTCTTCTCCGCGACCATGCCCCAGGACATCGGTGAGCTGGCGCAGAGCATCCTGACGAACCCCGTCCGCGTGGCGGTCACGCCGGTCGCCTCGACCACCGAGCTCGTGAGCCAGTCGGTCTACTTCGTGAATCGCGCCGACAAACGCGCGCTGCTCGAGCGCGTGCTGCGCGCCGAGGGCGTGGAGCGCACGCTGGTCTTCACCCGCACCAAGCACGGCGCCAACAAGGTCGCCGAGCAGCTGACCCGCAGCGGCATCCCCGCAGCGGCGATCCACGGCAACAAGAGCCAGAGCGCCCGCGAGCGGGCGCTGGGCGACTTCAAGGCCGGGCGCATCCCCGTGCTGGTCGCCACCGACATCGCCGCGCGTGGCATCGACATCGACGCCATCTCGCACGTCGTGAACTTCGAGCTGCCGAACATCCCGGAGAGCTACGTGCACCGGATCGGGCGCACCGGTCGCGCGGGCGCCACGGGCACCGCGGTCTCGTTCTGCGACGGCGAGGAGCGCGCCTTCCTGCGCGACATCGAGCGCCTGATCCGCCAGAAGGTCCCGGTCGCGGAGGCCGCCTCGCTGCCGCCGCTGCCGGCCGGCCGCACGCAGGAGCCCGCGCGCCACGCGCCGACGCGCCACGAGGCCGCTCGGAACGAGCCCGCTCGGAACGACGCCCCGCGCGCCGAGGCGCAGCCGGCGACGCCGGCGGGCCCCCGCCGCCGTCCGCGCAGCTTCCGCCGCGGCTATCGCTGA
- a CDS encoding CAP domain-containing protein, which translates to MRLLFALGLAASGLWGCSGSDSGAGGSGGSGGGAGSEAVLRLSGKSETELCTYYAQRYPVSSAPAVTGSDLSCVAGTITAEGVAQYRQRIDFYREWLGLTKTDEPDPSLTEPAQDCAMMMGVAEKLSHNPSTDWPCYTAAGAETAGDANLGYAYASPAQSIDVFMFDFGNEDDPGHRRWLLYPQFAGLGYGWFDAGPGGKYGRLSASCVVTFKGSMDLDLARTPAPVAYPPAGAFPHALAAITNLATPYRVPWSLSWQGADFSGATLKLVDEKTGQPVPLELDLHPLQAYVGADAAGWLPAPIPAMGDRWSVRIEGVKLDGIAQLPIVYEVQMVDCGATPIFP; encoded by the coding sequence ATGCGGCTGCTGTTCGCGCTCGGCCTCGCGGCGAGCGGTCTCTGGGGTTGCTCGGGCTCGGACTCCGGGGCTGGCGGCTCCGGGGGGAGCGGGGGCGGCGCCGGGAGCGAAGCGGTGCTGCGGCTCTCGGGGAAGAGCGAGACCGAGCTCTGCACCTACTACGCGCAGCGCTACCCCGTGTCGTCGGCGCCCGCCGTTACGGGCTCCGATCTGTCTTGCGTTGCCGGCACGATCACGGCCGAGGGCGTCGCCCAGTACCGGCAGCGCATCGACTTCTACCGTGAGTGGCTCGGGCTCACGAAGACGGACGAGCCGGATCCGTCGCTGACGGAGCCCGCGCAGGACTGCGCCATGATGATGGGAGTAGCGGAGAAGCTCAGCCACAATCCGAGCACCGACTGGCCGTGCTACACCGCCGCCGGTGCGGAGACCGCCGGCGACGCCAACCTGGGCTACGCCTACGCATCTCCGGCCCAGAGCATCGACGTGTTCATGTTCGACTTCGGCAACGAGGACGACCCTGGGCACCGGCGCTGGTTGCTCTATCCGCAGTTCGCGGGGCTGGGTTACGGCTGGTTCGATGCCGGTCCCGGCGGGAAGTACGGGCGACTGAGCGCCAGCTGCGTGGTGACCTTCAAGGGATCCATGGACCTCGACCTGGCGCGCACGCCGGCGCCGGTCGCGTACCCGCCCGCAGGCGCGTTCCCGCACGCGCTCGCGGCCATCACCAACCTCGCCACACCCTATCGCGTACCCTGGTCGCTGAGCTGGCAGGGAGCGGACTTCTCCGGCGCGACGCTGAAGCTGGTCGACGAGAAGACGGGGCAGCCGGTGCCGCTGGAGCTCGACCTGCACCCGCTTCAGGCCTACGTCGGCGCCGACGCGGCTGGCTGGCTGCCCGCGCCGATACCGGCGATGGGCGACAGGTGGAGCGTCCGCATCGAGGGCGTGAAGCTCGATGGGATCGCCCAGCTGCCCATCGTCTACGAGGTTCAGATGGTGGATTGCGGCGCGACGCCGATCTTTCCTTGA
- a CDS encoding type II toxin-antitoxin system VapC family toxin: MLDTDVCIAILNRDERIQPHLERHSPSELRMSAITLAELRFGVAKSAQPKRAQSNLRVLRSKVAVSPFDEEATERYGELRALLEKRGTPIGPLDTLIAAHALSLGRALATHNTREFKRVPGLRVEDWLAD; the protein is encoded by the coding sequence CTGCTCGACACCGACGTCTGCATCGCCATCCTGAACCGCGACGAGCGCATCCAGCCGCACCTCGAGCGCCACTCGCCCTCGGAGCTCCGCATGAGCGCCATCACGCTCGCAGAGCTTCGCTTCGGGGTGGCCAAGAGCGCGCAGCCCAAGCGGGCTCAGTCCAACCTGCGCGTGCTCCGATCCAAGGTGGCGGTATCACCCTTCGACGAAGAGGCTACGGAGCGGTACGGAGAGCTCCGGGCCCTGCTCGAGAAGCGTGGCACACCCATCGGACCCCTCGACACCCTCATCGCGGCCCACGCGCTCTCGCTCGGACGAGCGCTCGCGACCCACAACACGCGGGAATTCAAGCGCGTCCCCGGCCTCAGAGTGGAGGACTGGCTGGCGGACTGA
- the proC gene encoding pyrroline-5-carboxylate reductase: MAGALVRGLLASGTLTKEQLRVSDVRKERLEELAKAHGIVTTLDNRELVAWANLIVLSVKPQVMDRVLDDVGASIRPDTLVVSIAAGVPIKSIESRLHTGVRVVRAMPNTASIVLAGATGIAPGIHATEEDVTVAKTLFDATGRSVVLDESLIDAVTGLSGSGPAYVMLMIEALADGGVKVGLHRDTAMLLAAQTVYGSAKLLLETGEHPGRLKDMVTSPGGTAIAGLHTLEAGGLRRTLMDAVENATQRATQLGEQMAKKLERE; the protein is encoded by the coding sequence ATGGCCGGGGCGCTCGTGCGCGGCCTGCTCGCCTCGGGCACGCTGACCAAGGAGCAGCTGCGCGTCAGCGACGTGCGCAAGGAGCGGCTGGAGGAGCTGGCCAAGGCCCACGGCATCGTCACCACCCTGGACAACCGCGAGCTCGTGGCGTGGGCCAACCTGATCGTGCTCTCGGTGAAGCCGCAGGTGATGGATCGCGTGCTCGACGACGTGGGCGCCAGCATCCGACCCGACACGCTGGTGGTGTCCATCGCCGCCGGCGTGCCCATCAAGTCCATCGAGTCGCGGCTGCACACCGGGGTGCGCGTGGTGCGCGCCATGCCGAACACCGCGTCCATCGTGCTGGCCGGCGCGACCGGCATCGCGCCGGGCATCCACGCCACGGAGGAGGACGTGACGGTGGCCAAGACCTTGTTCGACGCGACCGGTCGCAGCGTGGTGCTCGACGAGTCGCTGATCGACGCGGTCACCGGCCTCTCCGGCAGCGGCCCGGCCTACGTCATGCTGATGATCGAGGCGCTGGCCGACGGCGGGGTGAAGGTCGGCCTGCACCGCGACACCGCGATGCTCCTGGCGGCGCAGACCGTGTACGGCTCCGCCAAGCTCTTGCTCGAGACCGGCGAGCACCCGGGGAGGCTCAAGGACATGGTCACGAGCCCCGGCGGCACCGCCATCGCCGGCCTGCACACGCTGGAGGCCGGCGGCCTCCGCCGCACGCTGATGGACGCGGTCGAGAACGCCACCCAGAGGGCCACCCAGCTCGGCGAGCAGATGGCGAAGAAGCTCGAGCGGGAGTGA
- a CDS encoding c-type cytochrome translates to MRFHALLAACLVAVACGGAQQRPASSTASPEEVDRGKALYDRYCALCHGAGAVGYAADNANQLRNSTFLETATDEFLTLAVERGRPGTPMSAFGKAHGGPLDREEIARVIAYLRSFDRGPLVDVHLRQVEGDAERGAALFRQRCADCHGERGGGKTALSLNNPTFLATASNGFIRHAIEHGRPGTRMPAFGKLLDARQIDDLTVAIRSWARAVEPGSPASHALPTLAELVQNPSGPRAELPLRDGRYVAADALAAALRAGSRLVILDARPLSDWHRGHIPGAFPMPFYDAVDSIIDAIPRDGTLVVAYCACPHAASGRVVDALRARGITSSAVLDEGILVWAERGYPMVATSAEPAKPR, encoded by the coding sequence ATGCGCTTCCACGCCTTGCTCGCTGCATGCCTCGTCGCCGTCGCGTGCGGAGGCGCGCAGCAGAGACCAGCGAGCTCGACGGCGAGCCCGGAGGAGGTCGATCGGGGAAAGGCGCTCTACGATCGCTACTGCGCGCTCTGCCACGGCGCCGGGGCGGTCGGATACGCCGCGGACAACGCCAATCAGCTCCGCAACTCGACGTTCCTCGAGACGGCCACGGACGAGTTCCTGACGCTGGCCGTCGAGCGCGGGCGACCGGGAACCCCGATGTCGGCGTTCGGCAAGGCGCACGGCGGCCCGCTCGACCGCGAGGAGATCGCTCGCGTGATCGCCTACCTGCGCTCGTTCGATCGCGGACCGCTCGTGGACGTACACCTGCGCCAAGTCGAGGGTGATGCGGAGCGCGGCGCCGCCCTCTTCCGGCAGCGCTGCGCCGATTGCCACGGCGAGCGCGGCGGCGGCAAGACGGCGCTCAGCCTGAACAACCCCACCTTCCTCGCCACGGCCAGCAACGGCTTCATTCGTCACGCCATCGAGCACGGCCGGCCCGGCACCCGCATGCCCGCGTTCGGCAAGCTGCTCGATGCCCGGCAGATCGACGATCTGACCGTCGCCATCCGCAGCTGGGCGCGCGCCGTCGAGCCGGGATCGCCGGCGTCCCACGCCTTGCCCACCCTCGCGGAGCTGGTGCAGAACCCGTCGGGTCCGCGCGCCGAGCTCCCGCTGCGCGACGGTCGCTACGTCGCGGCGGACGCGTTGGCAGCGGCGCTCCGCGCCGGGTCGCGGCTGGTGATCCTCGACGCGCGTCCGCTCAGCGACTGGCACCGAGGACACATCCCGGGCGCGTTCCCCATGCCCTTCTACGACGCCGTGGACTCCATCATCGACGCCATCCCCCGGGACGGCACGCTGGTCGTGGCCTACTGCGCTTGCCCCCACGCCGCGTCGGGCAGAGTCGTGGACGCGCTGCGCGCTCGCGGTATCACCAGCTCCGCGGTGCTCGACGAGGGCATCCTGGTCTGGGCCGAGCGGGGCTACCCGATGGTCGCGACCAGCGCGGAGCCGGCGAAGCCGCGTTGA
- a CDS encoding aspartate-semialdehyde dehydrogenase has translation MNLVVAVVGATGAVGREMLRTLERREFPAERVIALASARSAGKKLPFRGEELTVETLGPKSFEGVKIALFSAGAAVSREYGPIAAAAGAVVIDNSSAWRMDDEVPLVVPEVNPQAVMHRKKGIIANPNCSTIQMVVALKPLHDEARIRHIVVSTYQATSGKGHAAVEELETQIAAIASGKQPEPKIFPGQMAMNVLSDWKPGKDGYSEEELKMVNETRKIMGDAEIGVTPTCVRVPVVTGHSESVHVRFERPLSAARARELLAKAPGIVLVDDGNYAPGKEPQPLQAADTDPVYVGRVRDDLAVPGALNLWVVADNLRKGAALNAVQIAELIA, from the coding sequence ATGAACCTGGTGGTGGCAGTGGTCGGTGCGACCGGCGCGGTCGGTCGCGAAATGCTCCGTACCTTGGAGCGGCGAGAGTTCCCGGCGGAGCGCGTGATCGCGCTCGCCTCCGCCAGGAGCGCCGGCAAGAAGCTGCCGTTCCGCGGCGAGGAGCTCACGGTCGAGACCCTTGGGCCGAAGTCGTTCGAGGGCGTGAAGATCGCGCTCTTCAGCGCCGGCGCCGCCGTCTCCCGCGAGTACGGTCCCATCGCCGCCGCGGCCGGCGCCGTGGTCATCGACAACTCGAGCGCCTGGCGCATGGACGACGAGGTCCCGCTCGTGGTGCCGGAGGTGAACCCGCAGGCGGTGATGCACCGCAAGAAGGGCATCATCGCCAACCCCAACTGCAGCACCATCCAGATGGTGGTGGCGCTCAAGCCGCTGCACGACGAGGCGCGCATCCGGCACATCGTGGTCAGCACCTACCAGGCCACGAGCGGCAAGGGTCACGCGGCCGTCGAGGAGCTGGAGACGCAGATCGCCGCCATCGCCAGCGGCAAGCAGCCCGAGCCGAAGATCTTCCCGGGCCAGATGGCGATGAACGTGCTCTCCGACTGGAAGCCGGGCAAGGACGGCTACAGCGAGGAAGAGCTGAAGATGGTCAACGAGACCCGCAAGATCATGGGCGACGCGGAGATCGGCGTGACCCCGACCTGCGTGCGCGTGCCCGTCGTGACCGGTCACAGCGAGAGCGTTCACGTGCGCTTCGAGCGTCCGCTCAGCGCGGCCCGCGCCCGCGAGCTCCTTGCCAAGGCGCCCGGCATCGTGCTGGTGGACGACGGCAACTACGCACCGGGCAAGGAGCCGCAGCCGCTCCAGGCCGCCGACACCGATCCGGTCTACGTCGGTCGCGTGCGCGACGACCTGGCGGTGCCCGGCGCGCTCAACCTGTGGGTGGTGGCGGACAACCTGCGCAAAGGCGCCGCGCTGAACGCCGTGCAGATCGCCGAGCTCATCGCATGA
- the thyX gene encoding FAD-dependent thymidylate synthase, whose translation MTETSRPVSPGAEQILGLYFPVLDHGFVSLVDYMGTDECIERAARVSYGYGTRKAQMTRGLLRYLRRHLHTTPTEMVELKFHCCMPMFVARQWIRHRTACLAGDALLHFDLPGAEKRGRRQRHNVTIADFHRMWTQGTAHRDSLSRMRLRSCDEETGEVIHTSVVDVWESGVKPVFRVTLENGYTLKMSKDHRCLTERGWLTLEQATGVRLTSGNAVTWNGDAPAFAVNGTPAYRDRDWLRARRAEGLSVDEITSRAALTLVRTFSRVARIDYVGEEMTYDLEVAGPYHNFVADGFIVHNSVNEYSGRYSLMPMLFYTPSEEQLQTQSAKNNQGRSGQSVPAEQYQEAVARWNEIRRLSQSAYEWMTNQEMARELARIDLPLSTYTQWYWKIDLHNLQHFLKLRVDSHAQWEIQEYGRVMAGMLKKLAPHSYEAWIDYDVCGSRLSRMELEALRKLVSAKADGLSATGASLDTPALEALGLSKREQAELIEKLSPMERPDFELDLSQAKPPEHFAERMNAAVPKGDGAPVE comes from the coding sequence ATGACCGAGACGAGCCGCCCCGTCTCCCCCGGCGCCGAGCAGATCCTCGGCCTCTACTTCCCGGTGCTCGACCACGGCTTCGTGTCGCTGGTCGATTACATGGGCACCGACGAGTGCATCGAGCGCGCCGCCCGCGTGAGCTACGGTTACGGCACACGCAAGGCGCAGATGACCCGCGGCCTGCTCCGCTACCTGCGCCGCCACCTGCACACCACGCCCACGGAGATGGTGGAGCTGAAGTTCCACTGCTGTATGCCGATGTTCGTGGCAAGGCAGTGGATTCGTCACAGGACGGCGTGCCTGGCGGGAGACGCGCTCCTCCACTTCGACCTCCCAGGTGCCGAGAAGCGCGGCAGACGGCAGCGCCACAACGTGACTATCGCCGACTTCCACCGCATGTGGACGCAGGGGACGGCGCACCGAGACTCCCTCTCGCGCATGCGCCTCCGCAGCTGCGATGAGGAGACCGGCGAGGTCATCCACACGAGCGTCGTGGACGTGTGGGAGAGCGGGGTGAAGCCCGTCTTCCGGGTCACGCTGGAGAACGGCTACACCCTGAAGATGTCGAAGGACCACCGCTGCCTCACCGAGCGCGGTTGGCTGACGCTGGAGCAGGCGACGGGGGTTCGCCTGACCTCGGGGAACGCCGTGACTTGGAACGGCGACGCGCCGGCCTTCGCGGTGAACGGTACGCCGGCCTACCGAGATCGAGACTGGCTCCGCGCGCGGCGCGCCGAGGGGCTCAGCGTCGATGAAATCACCTCGCGGGCGGCCCTGACTCTGGTGCGAACGTTCTCCAGAGTCGCCCGCATCGACTACGTCGGCGAGGAGATGACCTACGACCTGGAGGTCGCGGGGCCATATCACAACTTCGTCGCAGACGGCTTCATCGTGCACAACAGCGTGAACGAGTACTCGGGGCGCTACTCCCTCATGCCCATGCTCTTCTACACCCCGAGCGAAGAGCAGCTCCAGACCCAGAGCGCGAAGAACAACCAGGGGCGCAGCGGCCAGAGCGTGCCGGCGGAGCAGTACCAGGAGGCCGTCGCGCGCTGGAACGAGATCCGAAGGCTCTCCCAGTCCGCCTACGAGTGGATGACGAACCAGGAGATGGCGCGGGAGCTCGCGCGCATCGACCTGCCGCTGTCCACGTACACGCAGTGGTACTGGAAGATCGACCTGCACAACCTGCAACACTTCCTCAAGCTCCGGGTGGACAGCCACGCGCAGTGGGAGATCCAGGAGTACGGGCGCGTGATGGCGGGCATGCTGAAGAAGCTGGCGCCGCACTCCTACGAGGCCTGGATCGACTACGACGTGTGCGGCTCGCGTTTGAGCCGCATGGAGCTCGAGGCGCTCCGCAAGCTGGTCAGCGCCAAGGCCGATGGCCTGAGCGCCACCGGCGCGAGCCTCGACACGCCGGCGCTGGAGGCCTTGGGCCTGTCGAAGCGCGAGCAGGCCGAGCTGATCGAGAAGCTCTCGCCGATGGAGCGCCCCGACTTCGAGCTCGACCTGAGCCAGGCGAAGCCGCCGGAGCACTTCGCCGAGCGCATGAACGCCGCGGTGCCGAAGGGGGACGGGGCGCCGGTGGAGTGA
- a CDS encoding VWA domain-containing protein has translation MSATLRLGIGAGVLLFAVGCGAAAADGEGEEPGALPGSGGSGQDGGLSLGGASGGGGAWGGGSGPSVGCGGPCASGSFCSASGACIPDGTCKADADCAGGLACDSTAGKCAPGGGCGAKPFTITALKPNVMIVLDRSGSMGKSVPGAGKSRWQVAQEALAQLFASYKDTIGFGLVMFSACNGAGCAPGKISNPIGSYTSDIQKTIAATQLCNSGKNETVIGGTLNGLLGEVSLQVADRPNVIVLVTDGADNCGGGGAKAATQLLAQPVSVKTYVVGFSGDVNASELTSIAKAAGTAPYFQAENAGQLQSALSQIATNVATCTFKLDQVPPSGSLWVFFDKDPTGVPNDPNNGFAYDAQTNTLTFHGSACGLIQQGKVKDIDVIYACDKPTPS, from the coding sequence GTGTCCGCGACGCTTCGCCTGGGTATCGGTGCAGGAGTCCTCTTGTTCGCGGTCGGCTGCGGAGCCGCGGCGGCCGACGGCGAGGGGGAGGAGCCGGGCGCCTTGCCCGGAAGCGGAGGCTCCGGGCAAGACGGAGGGCTCTCACTGGGCGGGGCCTCGGGTGGCGGTGGAGCTTGGGGTGGCGGCAGCGGCCCCAGCGTCGGGTGCGGCGGGCCTTGCGCGAGCGGCTCGTTCTGCAGCGCGTCGGGCGCGTGCATCCCGGACGGCACCTGCAAGGCCGACGCGGACTGCGCCGGGGGGCTCGCCTGCGACTCGACCGCGGGCAAGTGCGCCCCGGGCGGCGGCTGCGGGGCGAAGCCCTTCACGATCACCGCGCTCAAGCCCAACGTCATGATCGTGCTCGACCGCTCGGGGAGCATGGGCAAGAGCGTGCCCGGCGCGGGGAAGAGCCGCTGGCAGGTGGCGCAGGAGGCCCTGGCGCAGCTCTTCGCGAGCTACAAGGACACCATCGGCTTCGGGCTGGTGATGTTCTCCGCCTGCAACGGCGCCGGCTGCGCGCCGGGCAAGATCTCGAACCCCATCGGCTCGTACACCAGCGACATCCAGAAGACGATCGCCGCCACGCAACTCTGCAACAGCGGGAAGAACGAGACGGTGATCGGCGGGACGCTGAACGGGCTGCTCGGCGAGGTGAGCTTGCAGGTCGCGGACCGCCCCAACGTCATCGTGCTGGTCACCGATGGCGCCGACAACTGCGGCGGCGGGGGCGCCAAGGCGGCGACGCAGCTGCTCGCTCAGCCGGTCTCCGTGAAGACCTACGTGGTCGGCTTCTCCGGCGACGTGAACGCCTCGGAGCTCACCTCCATCGCCAAGGCTGCGGGCACCGCGCCCTACTTCCAGGCCGAGAACGCGGGTCAGCTCCAGTCGGCGCTCTCCCAGATCGCCACCAACGTCGCGACCTGCACCTTCAAGCTCGATCAGGTCCCGCCCTCCGGGTCGCTCTGGGTGTTCTTCGACAAGGATCCGACCGGCGTGCCCAACGATCCGAACAACGGCTTCGCCTACGACGCGCAGACGAACACGCTGACGTTCCACGGCTCGGCCTGTGGGCTCATCCAGCAGGGCAAGGTGAAGGACATCGACGTCATCTACGCTTGCGACAAGCCGACGCCGTCTTGA
- a CDS encoding beta-ketoacyl-ACP synthase II, whose product MPKVAVTGLGILSPLGLDVETYWQGLCAGRSGVDFITEFSTDKLRTDIAASVRGFDPLSVLESREIDYTGRVVQLGLAAATEAIRQARLEDVDKTRVAALVSSGQGAVEIFVEQVQRVATRGPRAVSPYFIPASMPNALAGLIATKFGFMGPSFNVASACATSAHSIALGALLIQSGDADVVIAGGGEAATCPSTIAGFGNARALAKSFKGDPKRASRPYDKDRSGFVIGEGAGALVLESEAHAARRGARPIAWLVGWGMSSDAEHVTRPHPEGLGLKLAIEAALRRAAIQPAEVGYLNPHATSTPAGDVAEYKALLAVFGDGLAQIPISATKSMIGHLLGGAGAAEAIACVCSLRDQKLHPSINVDELDPVFAIDLVREARPTDVRYALKTSAGFGGHNSALLFERA is encoded by the coding sequence GTGCCGAAGGTCGCCGTCACCGGACTCGGGATCCTGAGCCCCCTGGGACTCGACGTGGAGACCTACTGGCAGGGCCTGTGCGCCGGGCGCTCCGGGGTGGACTTCATCACCGAGTTCTCGACCGACAAGCTCCGCACCGACATCGCGGCGAGCGTGCGCGGCTTCGACCCGCTCTCGGTGCTCGAGTCCCGCGAGATCGACTACACCGGCCGCGTCGTGCAGCTCGGGCTCGCGGCGGCGACCGAGGCCATCCGGCAGGCGCGGCTCGAGGACGTGGACAAGACGCGGGTGGCGGCGCTGGTGTCCTCGGGGCAGGGCGCGGTCGAGATCTTCGTCGAGCAAGTGCAGCGGGTCGCGACCCGCGGTCCGCGTGCGGTGAGCCCGTATTTCATCCCGGCGTCGATGCCGAACGCGCTGGCGGGGCTGATCGCCACCAAGTTCGGTTTCATGGGCCCGAGCTTCAACGTGGCGAGCGCGTGCGCGACCAGCGCGCACTCCATCGCGCTCGGCGCACTCTTGATCCAGAGCGGCGACGCCGACGTGGTCATCGCCGGTGGCGGCGAGGCAGCCACCTGCCCCAGCACCATCGCCGGCTTCGGCAACGCCCGCGCGCTCGCCAAGTCGTTCAAGGGTGATCCGAAGCGCGCCTCGCGGCCCTACGACAAGGACCGCAGCGGCTTCGTGATCGGCGAGGGCGCGGGCGCGCTGGTGCTCGAGAGCGAGGCCCACGCCGCGCGGCGCGGCGCGCGCCCCATCGCGTGGCTCGTTGGCTGGGGCATGTCGAGCGACGCCGAGCACGTGACGCGCCCGCACCCGGAGGGCCTGGGCCTGAAGCTCGCGATCGAGGCCGCGCTCCGGCGCGCGGCGATCCAGCCGGCGGAGGTCGGCTACCTGAACCCGCACGCGACCTCGACCCCGGCCGGCGACGTGGCCGAATACAAAGCGCTCCTGGCGGTGTTCGGCGACGGGCTCGCGCAGATCCCGATCTCGGCCACGAAGAGCATGATCGGCCACCTGCTCGGCGGCGCCGGCGCCGCCGAGGCCATCGCCTGCGTGTGCTCGCTCCGCGATCAGAAGCTGCACCCGAGCATCAACGTGGACGAGCTCGACCCGGTGTTCGCCATCGACCTGGTGCGCGAGGCGCGCCCCACCGACGTGCGCTACGCGCTCAAGACCAGCGCGGGCTTCGGCGGGCACAACTCTGCGCTCTTGTTCGAGCGGGCGTGA